A segment of the Capricornis sumatraensis isolate serow.1 chromosome 8, serow.2, whole genome shotgun sequence genome:
AAGGAATCATTTTCGACTCTCAGGTATACAGAAATGCGGTTTACTTAGTAGGCGGCATTCAGTAAATTATACAGCCGGCACCGTCTGCCTCCCGTGCTTTCTTCCTGCCCCACCGCCACAGTCGTGGAGACGTGGGGGCGCAGGTGCCGATACTGCCGCCAGGCCCGGCCTTACAGCGGCCAGCGAGTGTCCGCGGTGATGGGCGGGCAGCTGAGGAAGCGGAAGCCGTACCTGCTCTCAGCCGTGCTCTGCACCGACAGCGCCACCATGGGACAGCCACGGTCCACCCTCTTCCGGCACACCTGGCGGGGGGCGGAGCCCGAGAGGCCGCGGGATGGGAAGGGGCGGGGCCTAGcggaggggcggggccggaggGTGGGAAGGGGTATGAGGGAGGGGGGATTGGCGGAGGGGCCTGAGGGCGGGGCCTggcggaggggcggggcctgagggCAGGCGTGGCCTggcggaggggcggggcctgagggCGGGGCCCGGCGATGGGGCGGGGCCTGAGGGCGGGGCAGGGCGGAGCACTCACCCGGATTTTGTGCTCCTTCCTACCCTGGCAGTCCTGGAGGCCCACCCCGACCTCTGCTGGGAAGAAGTTGGGTGGGGTCAGCCGGGCGCCCCCTCCTTGCCGGCCGCCCCTCCTCCACGTTCCTCCCAGCTGCGGACTCACCGGGGATGGGGATGGCGGGCAAGAGCTCTGGGTGGGTCTGGGCCACGTCCTCGGGCCATACTGGCGCCTCCCGCTGGCGGAGGAGCTTGATGGTACTCAGGCGGGGCAATTGGACCCTTGGCCTGGCGAGGTAGGGAGGGGTCGTGAGAGACAGCCTGCCAGCGGGAAGGGGTGGTCCCGGGGCAGACGCGGCCTGGGGCGGTGGAAGACCTGAGGGGAGTGCAGAACAGGCGGAAGGGTGGGacctggggtggtggggggcagtCCCAGCAGGGAGTCTGGGGTCTTTGCCAGTCCGGGCCTGGGGAGGAAGCAGGCACCGAGGGACCCGTGGTCCCCACCCCGGCCTCCGGCGCCCAGCCCGGGCCTCCCGCACCCGACCCTTGCGCAGGGGTCGAGGCTGGGGCTGATGCTCCGCAAGGTCAGCTCCAGGCCGGGCCTCTGAGAGTGGGAAACAGTCGATGGACAAGTCGGTGTTGTCTGCGAAGATCCTGGACACTGGGGTCACGCAGTGTGGGGACTGGTGCTCGCTGAGGACCTAAGAGGCCGTGGGAAACACGGAAATCACCCCTACTCCACAAAGCCGCCCGTTCCCCCACCCCCGTTCCCCCACCCGCGCTGGGACCCGCTCTGACCTCGCCTTGGGGGTTCAGGAGGAGGGTCACGCAACTTCGGCTGGAGTAGAAGTGGACGGGCTCCTGGCCCAAGGAGGAGGGCTGCTGCCGCCTGGTACTGCAGGGCCCCTCACCCCACACCTGGGAAGAGCCAGGGGCAGGGGGCACTGGGTGAAGGGCTGGCCGCTGGAGGGCTGGGCCTTGAGGGGCGGGGGGAGCGGGGAGCGGGGCGCACCGTGATGTGGTGCCGCGGAGCCAGCAGGGTGCTGGGTGGGAAGCGGTACAGGCACACGGGGAAGTCGAGCACCAGCTGCTGCAGCACGAAGCCGCCCAGGTCCACTGTCTCCTCCAGCGACTGGTTGAGGATGCGCACGAACCTCTGGCGGCGGCTAACCGCCATGATCTTCAGGCAGGAGCccgtggggctggggctggagcgCAGGCAGGGGCGCTGTGCCAAGTCAGTGGGGTCCCTCCCGCCAATGGTCCCTCTAGGAGACCCGACCCTGCAGTCCCAGCTGGGTCCCCTCCTCACCTTGGACAGCGCCTGGAATGCCAGAGATGGGAGTCCACCCCAGACTCAGGCTTCTGGCCATTCTCGCCCTGCTCGTCTGAGTGGGTGTTCTGGAGATGCACGGGGAGGTGGACTGCCTGGGAGGGGAACCCCAGTTTGGAGGGTCCAGGGTCCACCGAGGACATCTCCTGTGAGGCTGGACCCGGCTCGCAGTGCCCCAAAGGTCCATGTGGGAGAGGAGCAGCAGTAGGGATCAGGTCCGGGCAGGAGGGGTGGTGGGCCCCGGCCCCTGGGAGAAGCAGAGAGACACTCTGCAGCACTTGGCGGGGGCTGGGGTGGCAAGTGGGCTGGAGCCAGGGCACCGAGGCAGCGGCAGGAGCCCTCCGAGCCCACCCTAACCCGGGGACAGGGCTGGGGTCCCCGCTGCCTCCAGCTGGGACTGGAACCCAGGAGGTCGCTGCCTCCAGCTGGGACTGGAAGCCAGGAGGTCGCTGCCTCCAGCTGGGACTGGAAGCCAGGAGGTCGCTGCCTCCAACTGGGACTGGAAGCCAGGAGGTCGCTGCCTCCAGCTGGGACCTGGAAGCCAGGAGGTCGCTGCCTCCAGCTGGGACTGGAAGCCAGGAGGTCGCTGCCTCCAGCTGGGACTGGAAGCCAGGAGGTCGCTGCCTCCAGCTGGGACCTGGAAGCCAGGAGGTCGCTGCCTCCAGCTGGGACCTGGAAGCCAGGAGGTCGCTGCCTCCAGCTGGGACTGGAAGCCAGGAGGTCGCTGCCTCCAACTGGGACTGGAAGCCAGGAGGTCGCTGCCTCCAGCTGGGACCTGGAAGCCAGGAGGTCGCTGCCTCCAGCTGGGAACCTGGAAGCCAGGAGGTTAGGGGGTGTCCTTCGGGGCTTGGGGCAGAGAGCACAGTCCTGCAGGCGTGGGAAGGGGAAGAAACCAGGGGAGACCCGCCCCGCTCCACCTTCAGATGTGGCCTGACCATCCCTGCAGAGGCTCTGTGCCTGCGCCTCCACCTGCTTGGCAGTGCGGCCAGGCACTGGGGGACGGTCCCCTGTGACTTTAGGCATGCGATTATGCGCCACCAGCTGGCTGTTGCTGGACTCGGAGTCGGCACCCCCGGAGCTGCTGGTGCCCGCCAAGGGCAGGGAACTCCACTCGACACTCTTGAGATTGTGCTCCTGGTGCCTACAGCACAGCTCTGAGCTCCACTGGTCAGGCGGTGAGGCTGCTGGGAGCTGCGGGGTCCGGGTATGCCTGCAGGTCATGACCAACTTGCTGCCCAGACCTCTGGCTCAGATGGGGGCAGGGCCCACCAAGTTGTGGCCTCAGCCCCTAGGACCCCACCTGGGCAAAGGGCTCATGGGTAGACAGAGATGGCCCCAGAACGATTTCCCTTCATCCCTGACTACAAGCTGCAGGTCAGAGAACTGACGCTTGGAAGGTTTAGATGACCTGTCCATGGACACTAAAGGATGGAACCTGGACTTTGGTTCGTCCCAGCCAAGGCAGgccctcccctcttctccctcccccctGAGGGGTCCCCATCCAGGGCAATTACTTTTGATCTGAGTTGGACTCGAGGTTGGTGAAGAGGTTGGGGTACCGGTGGGCAATGCTGTTCCAGTCCACGTCCTCCAGCCGGAAACCCTGGCCAGG
Coding sequences within it:
- the LMNTD2 gene encoding lamin tail domain-containing protein 2 gives rise to the protein MARKSCQEAEDAEEEALPSLVDREPVSGHMGPPAGAAADLVAPTRPQNAKPSSTRMVSSISLRPALESLDPRALRLLWGQRELEIQALRWAVQNQHATRRCRILQEVAGLPAERSSRSQEKFLQNQVQKLTLELKAQKEKAQLEKKRLEERLQQAGAALQQLEAELQASQKSCLLQLARSSWVGRVLRSSTGSVEVVTAETLMDLSDFSENDQAPTAGEGFRLEDVDWNSIAHRYPNLFTNLESNSDQKHTRTPQLPAASPPDQWSSELCCRHQEHNLKSVEWSSLPLAGTSSSGGADSESSNSQLVAHNRMPKVTGDRPPVPGRTAKQVEAQAQSLCRDGQATSEGGAGRVSPGFFPFPRLQDCALCPKPRRTPPNLLASRFPAGGSDLLASRSQLEAATSWLPVPVGGSDLLASSPSWRQRPPGFQVPAGGSDLLASRSQLEAATSWLPVPAGGSDLLASSPSWRQRPPGFQVPAGGSDLLASSPSWRQRPPGFQSQLEAATSWLPVPAGGSDLLGSSPSWRQRGPQPCPRVRVGSEGSCRCLVWGGLPSLAFQALSKVRRGPSWDCRVGSPRGTIGGRDPTDLAQRPCLRSSPSPTGSCLKIMAVSRRQRFVRILNQSLEETVDLGGFVLQQLVLDFPVCLYRFPPSTLLAPRHHITVWGEGPCSTRRQQPSSLGQEPVHFYSSRSCVTLLLNPQGEVLSEHQSPHCVTPVSRIFADNTDLSIDCFPLSEARPGADLAEHQPQPRPLRKGRVREARAGRRRPGWGPRVPRCLLPPQARTGKDPRLPAGTAPHHPRSHPSACSALPSGLPPPQAASAPGPPLPAGRLSLTTPPYLARPRVQLPRLSTIKLLRQREAPVWPEDVAQTHPELLPAIPIPAEVGVGLQDCQGRKEHKIRVCRKRVDRGCPMVALSVQSTAESRYGFRFLSCPPITADTRWPL